From Cellulomonas fimi ATCC 484, a single genomic window includes:
- a CDS encoding lysophospholipid acyltransferase family protein, which produces MPSPTRSNRAYRVVARILRPPLLAVTRRDWHGVEHLPTDRGFIVASNHMTNIDPLTFAHFLWDNGFVPKILAKASLFRVPVVGKVLLATGQIPVHRNTAAAGESLQAAVRAVADGDCVAVFPEGTLTRDPDLWPMVGKTGVARLALTTQAPVIPVAQWGPQNLLGRYKKLLKPIPRKKITIVAGPPVVLDDLYGRPQDNATLREATERVMAAITALLEDARGEQAPAVRYDMRRPDADRSTPPEAP; this is translated from the coding sequence GTGCCGTCGCCCACCCGATCCAACCGCGCCTACCGCGTCGTCGCCCGGATCCTGCGCCCGCCGCTGCTCGCGGTGACGCGCCGGGACTGGCACGGGGTGGAGCACCTGCCGACCGACCGCGGCTTCATCGTCGCGTCGAACCACATGACGAACATCGACCCGCTGACGTTCGCGCACTTCCTGTGGGACAACGGCTTCGTGCCGAAGATCCTCGCCAAGGCGTCGCTGTTCCGCGTCCCCGTGGTCGGCAAGGTGCTGCTCGCGACCGGCCAGATCCCGGTGCACCGCAACACCGCCGCCGCCGGTGAGTCGCTGCAGGCCGCGGTCCGGGCCGTCGCCGACGGCGACTGCGTCGCGGTCTTCCCCGAGGGCACGCTCACGCGCGACCCCGACCTGTGGCCCATGGTCGGCAAGACGGGTGTCGCGCGGCTCGCGCTGACGACCCAGGCGCCGGTGATCCCCGTCGCGCAGTGGGGACCCCAGAACCTGCTCGGGCGGTACAAGAAGCTCCTCAAGCCGATCCCGCGCAAGAAGATCACGATCGTCGCCGGCCCGCCCGTCGTCCTCGACGACCTGTACGGGCGACCGCAGGACAACGCGACGCTGCGCGAGGCGACCGAGCGGGTCATGGCCGCGATCACGGCGCTGCTCGAGGACGCGCGTGGCGAGCAGGCCCCCGCCGTGCGGTACGACATGCGGCGGCCCGACGCGGACCGCTCGACCCCGCCCGAGGCGCCGTGA
- the murA gene encoding UDP-N-acetylglucosamine 1-carboxyvinyltransferase has protein sequence MSDLLYVNGGTPLSGEITVRGAKNFVSKAMVAALLGETPSVLRNVPQIRDVGVVTGLLELHGVKVDADADAGTLRLDPTDVESAHVADIDAHAGSSRIPILFCGPLLHRLGEAFIPDLGGCRIGDRPINYHLDILRQFGAVVDKQDNGIHIRAPRRLQGTKIALPYPSVGATEQLLLTAVRAEGITELSGAAIEPEIMDLINVLQKMGAIISVDTDRVIRIEGVERLVGFQHTALADRIEAASWASAALATGGDVYVRGATQPEMTTFLNTFRKVGGEFHVDDDGIRFFHPGGDLRSITLETDVHPGFMTDWQQPLVVALTQAKGLSIVHETVYENRFGFVDALVGMGATIQVYKECLGGRPCRFGQRNFFHSAVISGPTPLAAADIVVPDLRGGFSHLIAALTAKGTSAVRGISLIDRGYERFTQKLEALGAEFSRD, from the coding sequence ATGAGCGATCTGCTGTACGTCAACGGTGGCACCCCGCTGTCCGGCGAGATCACCGTGCGCGGTGCGAAGAACTTCGTCTCGAAGGCGATGGTCGCGGCCCTGCTCGGCGAGACGCCGAGCGTGCTGCGCAACGTGCCGCAGATCCGCGACGTGGGCGTCGTGACCGGCCTGCTCGAGCTGCACGGCGTCAAGGTCGACGCCGACGCCGACGCCGGCACGCTGCGCCTGGACCCGACCGACGTCGAGAGCGCGCACGTCGCGGACATCGACGCGCACGCCGGCTCGAGCCGCATCCCGATCCTGTTCTGCGGCCCGCTGCTGCACCGGCTCGGCGAGGCGTTCATCCCCGACCTGGGCGGCTGCCGCATCGGCGACCGGCCCATCAACTACCACCTCGACATCCTGCGGCAGTTCGGCGCGGTCGTGGACAAGCAGGACAACGGCATCCACATCCGCGCGCCGCGCCGCCTGCAGGGCACCAAGATCGCTCTGCCGTACCCCAGCGTCGGCGCGACCGAGCAGCTGCTGCTCACGGCCGTCCGCGCGGAGGGCATCACGGAGCTGTCGGGCGCCGCGATCGAGCCCGAGATCATGGACCTCATCAACGTCCTGCAGAAGATGGGCGCGATCATCTCGGTCGACACGGACCGCGTGATCCGCATCGAGGGCGTCGAGCGGCTCGTCGGGTTCCAGCACACCGCGCTCGCGGACCGCATCGAGGCGGCCTCCTGGGCGTCGGCGGCGCTGGCGACGGGCGGCGACGTGTACGTGCGCGGCGCGACGCAGCCCGAGATGACGACGTTCCTCAACACGTTCCGCAAGGTCGGCGGCGAGTTCCACGTGGACGACGACGGCATCCGGTTCTTCCACCCCGGCGGCGACCTGCGCTCGATCACGCTCGAGACGGACGTGCACCCCGGCTTCATGACGGACTGGCAGCAGCCGCTCGTCGTCGCCCTCACGCAGGCCAAGGGCCTGTCGATCGTCCACGAGACGGTGTACGAGAACCGGTTCGGCTTCGTCGACGCGCTCGTCGGCATGGGCGCGACGATCCAGGTCTACAAGGAGTGCCTCGGCGGCCGCCCGTGCCGGTTCGGCCAGCGGAACTTCTTCCACTCGGCCGTCATCAGCGGCCCGACGCCGCTCGCCGCTGCGGACATCGTGGTGCCCGACCTGCGTGGCGGGTTCTCGCACCTCATCGCCGCGCTGACCGCGAAGGGCACGTCGGCGGTCCGGGGCATCAGCCTCATCGACCGCGGCTACGAGCGCTTCACGCAGAAGCTCGAGGCCCTGGGCGCGGAGTTCAGCCGGGACTGA
- a CDS encoding NAD(P)H-dependent glycerol-3-phosphate dehydrogenase encodes MTADLLPPDEPEAPRLRAAVLGAGSWGTTFAAVMADAGCDVTVWGRDDTTVRQIADDHRNEAYLPGIELPARVTATTDARAAVRGADVVAVAVPSQRARAVLEPLRDALGPRTVVVSLMKGVELSTDRRMSEVVAEALAIDPARVAVVSGPNLAREIAQRQPTATVIASTSDETARLVARACASSYFRPYTNPDVVGVELCGAVKNVIALAVGISQGRGLGYNTMATVITRGLVEITRLGLALGADADTFPGLAGMGDLMATCASPDSRNHTLGGHIGRGMTLDEAVAATGGTAEGVKSCRSVLELAQSLGVDMPITHAVVRVLHEGLPVEQLAPLLLARPHKAEGA; translated from the coding sequence GTGACGGCCGACCTGCTGCCCCCGGACGAGCCGGAGGCGCCGCGCCTGCGTGCCGCCGTCCTGGGCGCGGGCAGCTGGGGCACGACGTTCGCCGCGGTCATGGCCGACGCGGGCTGCGACGTCACCGTCTGGGGGCGCGACGACACGACGGTCCGGCAGATCGCCGACGACCACCGCAACGAGGCGTACCTGCCGGGCATCGAGCTGCCCGCACGCGTGACGGCGACGACCGACGCGCGCGCCGCCGTGCGGGGGGCCGACGTCGTCGCCGTCGCCGTCCCGTCGCAGCGGGCCCGCGCGGTCCTGGAGCCGCTGCGCGACGCGCTCGGGCCGCGCACCGTCGTCGTCTCGCTCATGAAGGGCGTCGAGCTGTCCACCGACCGGCGCATGAGCGAGGTGGTCGCCGAGGCGCTCGCGATCGACCCCGCGCGCGTCGCGGTCGTGTCCGGCCCGAACCTCGCCCGGGAGATCGCCCAGCGGCAGCCGACGGCGACCGTCATCGCGTCGACCAGCGACGAGACCGCCCGGCTCGTGGCGCGCGCGTGCGCGTCGTCCTACTTCCGCCCGTACACCAACCCCGACGTCGTCGGCGTCGAGCTGTGCGGCGCGGTCAAGAACGTCATCGCGCTCGCGGTCGGCATCTCGCAGGGCCGCGGGCTCGGCTACAACACGATGGCGACCGTCATCACCCGCGGGCTCGTCGAGATCACCCGGCTCGGCCTCGCGCTCGGCGCCGACGCCGACACGTTCCCCGGGCTCGCGGGCATGGGCGACCTCATGGCGACGTGCGCGTCGCCGGACTCGCGCAACCACACGCTCGGCGGCCACATCGGCCGGGGCATGACGCTCGACGAGGCCGTCGCCGCGACCGGCGGCACCGCCGAGGGCGTGAAGTCGTGCCGCTCCGTGCTCGAGCTCGCGCAGTCGCTCGGCGTCGACATGCCGATCACCCACGCCGTCGTGCGCGTGCTGCACGAGGGGCTGCCGGTCGAGCAGCTCGCGCCGCTGCTGCTCGCGCGCCCGCACAAGGCCGAGGGCGCCTGA
- the leuD gene encoding 3-isopropylmalate dehydratase small subunit, translating into MEKFTQHTGVGVPLRRSNVDTDQIIPAVYLKRVTRTGFEDALFAAWRGDPEFVLNQDAYRSGSVLVAGPDFGTGSSREHAVWALKDYGFKVVVSARFADIFRGNSGKQGLLAAQAAQEDIELIWKILETRPGTEVTVDLESKTLTCDDVVVPFHVDDYTRWRLLEGLDDIGLTLQHADEITAFEETREPWRPRTLPAKHLPPVEIQAARPVPVTIGRRD; encoded by the coding sequence ATGGAGAAGTTCACCCAGCACACCGGCGTCGGCGTCCCGCTGCGGCGCAGCAACGTCGACACCGACCAGATCATCCCGGCCGTCTACCTCAAGCGCGTGACCCGCACGGGCTTCGAGGACGCGCTGTTCGCCGCCTGGCGCGGGGACCCGGAGTTCGTCCTCAACCAGGACGCGTACCGCAGCGGCTCGGTGCTCGTCGCCGGCCCGGACTTCGGCACGGGCTCGTCGCGCGAGCACGCCGTCTGGGCGCTCAAGGACTACGGCTTCAAGGTCGTCGTCTCGGCCCGGTTCGCGGACATCTTCCGCGGCAACTCCGGCAAGCAGGGGCTGCTCGCCGCGCAGGCCGCGCAGGAGGACATCGAGCTCATCTGGAAGATCCTCGAGACGCGGCCGGGCACCGAGGTCACGGTCGACCTGGAGTCGAAGACCCTCACGTGCGACGACGTCGTGGTGCCGTTCCACGTCGACGACTACACGCGCTGGCGGCTGCTCGAGGGCCTCGACGACATCGGCCTGACGCTGCAGCACGCCGACGAGATCACGGCCTTCGAGGAGACCCGCGAGCCGTGGCGCCCGCGGACGCTGCCGGCGAAGCACCTGCCCCCGGTCGAGATCCAGGCGGCGCGGCCCGTGCCGGTCACGATCGGCCGCCGCGACTGA
- the leuC gene encoding 3-isopropylmalate dehydratase large subunit has translation MAGTLAEKVWDAHVVRRGTDGAPDLLYIDLHLVHEVTSPQAFEGLRLAGRPVRRPDLTLATEDHNTPTLDIDQPIADTTSRTQIETLRRNAAEFGVRIHSLGDADQGIVHQVGPQLGLTQPGLTVVCGDSHTSTHGAFGALAFGIGTSEVEHVLATQTLPLAPFKTMAITVDGQLPPGATSKDIILAIIAKIGTGGGQGYVLEYRGEAIRSLSMEARMTICNMSIEAGARAGMIAPDETTFEYLKGRPHAPEGADWDAAVAYWRTLRSDDDAQFDAEVVLQASDLEPFVTWGTNPGQGLPLSGAVPVPEEIADANERVAAERAIEYMGLTPGQPLREIKVDTVFIGSCTNGRIEDLRSVAKVVRGKKKADDVRVLVVPASARVRLQAEAEGLDKVFLDFGAEWRNAGCSMCLGMNPDQLAPGERSASTSNRNFEGRQGKGGRTHLVSPLVAAATAIRGTLSSVADLGEDASTIDGSPLTDLQTV, from the coding sequence ACCTCCACCTCGTGCACGAGGTCACGAGCCCGCAGGCGTTCGAGGGGCTGCGCCTCGCCGGCCGCCCCGTGCGCCGCCCGGACCTCACGCTCGCCACCGAGGACCACAACACGCCGACGCTCGACATCGACCAGCCGATCGCGGACACCACGAGCCGCACGCAGATCGAGACGCTGCGCCGCAACGCCGCCGAGTTCGGCGTGCGCATCCACTCGCTCGGCGACGCCGACCAGGGCATCGTGCACCAGGTCGGCCCGCAGCTCGGGCTCACGCAGCCCGGCCTGACGGTCGTCTGCGGCGACTCCCACACGTCGACGCACGGTGCGTTCGGCGCGCTCGCGTTCGGCATCGGCACGAGCGAGGTCGAGCACGTCCTCGCGACCCAGACGCTGCCGCTCGCCCCGTTCAAGACCATGGCGATCACGGTCGACGGCCAGCTCCCGCCCGGGGCGACGAGCAAGGACATCATCCTCGCGATCATCGCCAAGATCGGGACCGGCGGCGGTCAGGGCTACGTCCTGGAGTACCGCGGCGAGGCGATCCGCTCGCTGTCGATGGAAGCCCGCATGACGATCTGCAACATGTCGATCGAGGCGGGCGCGCGCGCCGGGATGATCGCGCCCGACGAGACGACCTTCGAGTACCTCAAGGGCCGCCCGCACGCGCCCGAGGGTGCCGACTGGGACGCCGCCGTCGCGTACTGGCGCACGCTGCGCTCCGACGACGACGCGCAGTTCGACGCCGAGGTCGTCCTCCAGGCGTCCGACCTCGAGCCGTTCGTCACGTGGGGCACGAACCCCGGCCAGGGCCTGCCCCTGTCGGGTGCGGTCCCGGTCCCCGAGGAGATCGCGGACGCCAACGAGCGGGTCGCCGCCGAGCGGGCGATCGAGTACATGGGCCTGACCCCCGGCCAGCCGCTGCGCGAGATCAAGGTCGACACGGTCTTCATCGGCTCGTGCACCAACGGCCGCATCGAGGACCTGCGCTCGGTCGCCAAGGTCGTGCGGGGCAAGAAGAAGGCCGACGACGTGCGCGTCCTCGTCGTCCCGGCCTCGGCGCGCGTGCGGCTGCAGGCTGAGGCCGAGGGCCTGGACAAGGTCTTCCTCGACTTCGGCGCCGAGTGGCGCAACGCCGGGTGCTCGATGTGCCTCGGCATGAACCCCGACCAGCTCGCACCGGGGGAGCGCTCGGCGTCGACGTCGAACCGCAACTTCGAGGGTCGCCAGGGCAAGGGCGGGCGCACCCACCTCGTCTCGCCGCTCGTCGCCGCGGCGACCGCGATCCGCGGCACGCTCTCCTCGGTCGCCGACCTCGGCGAGGACGCGTCGACGATCGACGGCAGCCCGCTCACGGACCTCCAGACGGTCTGA